The following coding sequences lie in one Vitis vinifera cultivar Pinot Noir 40024 chromosome 19, ASM3070453v1 genomic window:
- the LOC100248107 gene encoding 3-ketoacyl-CoA synthase 6: MASLSNSVKLKYIKLGYQYLVNHILTFFLIPILMGFLIKILSLGPDQIYEIGSSLHFDLLQFLGSSLMIIFLATVYFMSKPRSVYLVDYACFKPPASYRVPHATLVKHLRLSNKDNPEIVEFQRRILQRSGLGDETCLAPANLYIPPTPSLEASRAEAELILFSVIDDLLKKTGTKTKDIDILIVNCSIVSPTPSLSAMVINKYKLRSNIKSFNLSGMGCSASLISIDLARELLQVHPNSCAIVVSTEITTPNYYSGNERSMVLINCLFRMGGAAILLSNKKADRSRSKYQLLHLVRTHKGADDKAYRCIHEQEDTQGIQGVSLSKDLMLIAGEALKSNITTIGPLVLPASEQLNFLFTLIGQKILKLKWKPYIPDFKQAFEHFCIHAGGRGVIDELQKKLQLSAKDVEASRMTLHRFGNTSSSSIWYEMNYIESKGRMKKGDRIWQIAFGSGFKCNSAVWKCNRTITTPTDGPWLDCIGRYPVSISQVLDL; the protein is encoded by the coding sequence ATGGCGAGTCTCTCCAATTCTGTGAAACTCAAGTATATTAAACTTGGCTACCAGTACCTTGTCAACCACATTCTCACCTTCTTTCTCATACCAATTCTCATGGGTTTTCTCATTAAAATCCTCAGTCTGGGTCCTGATCAAATCTATGAAATAGGGAGCTCTCTCCACTTTGATCTCCTTCAATTTCTCGGCTCCTCCTTGATGATCATATTCTTGGCCACCGTCTACTTCATGTCCAAGCCTCGTTCTGTCTACCTAGTCGACTATGCTTGCTTCAAACCCCCAGCCTCATATCGCGTTCCCCATGCTACCCTCGTGAAACACTTGAGGCTCAGCAACAAGGATAATCCTGAGATTGTTGAGTTCCAAAGGCGAATTCTTCAGAGGTCTGGTCTAGGAGATGAGACGTGTTTGGCTCCTGCAAATCTATATATTCCTCCAACACCCAGCTTGGAGGCTTCAAGGGCTGAAGCGGAGCTTATTCTCTTCTCTGTTATTGATGATTTGTTGAAGAAAACCGGGACTAAGACCAAGGACATCGATATTCTTATTGTGAATTGCAGTATAGTTTCACCTACTCCATCACTGTCTGCTATGGTGATTAACAAGTACAAATTGAGGAGTAACATAAAGAGCTTCAATCTTTCTGGTATGGGGTGCAGTGCTAGCCTTATATCAATTGATTTAGCTAGGGAACTTCTTCAGGTTCATCCCAATTCATGTGCTATAGTGGTCAGCACTGAGATCACCACTCCCAATTATTATAGCGGCAACGAGAGATCAATGGTTCTTATAAACTGTTTGTTCCGAATGGGTGGTGCAGCCATCCTTTTGTCCAACAAAAAAGCAGACAGGAGTCGATCCAAGTACCAATTACTCCATCTTGTTAGAACTCACAAGGGAGCTGATGATAAGGCTTACCGGTGTATCCATGAACAAGAAGACACACAAGGGATACAAGGGGTTTCACTCTCTAAAGACCTGATGTTGATTGCTGGGGAGGCCTTGAAGTCCAACATAACCACAATTGGACCCCTTGTGTTGCCTGCTTCCGAGCAGCTCAACTTCCTGTTCACACTCATCGGCCAAAAAATACTGAAACTTAAGTGGAAGCCATACATTCCTGACTTCAAGCAGGCATTTGAGCACTTCTGCATCCATGCGGGCGGGCGAGGGGTGATCGATGAGCTGCAGAAGAAGCTGCAGTTATCGGCTAAGGACGTGGAGGCGTCCAGGATGACGCTGCACCGCTTTGGCAacacttcatcttcttccattTGGTATGAGATGAACTATATCGAGAGTAAAGGGAGGATGAAAAAAGGTGACCGGATTTGGCAGATTGCCTTCGGAAGTGGATTCAAGTGTAACAGTGCAGTTTGGAAGTGCAACCGCACAATCACGACGCCAACCGATGGGCCTTGGCTTGACTGCATTGGTAGGTATCCGGTGTCCATCTCACAGGTCCTGGACCTCTGA